The Fortiea contorta PCC 7126 genome has a segment encoding these proteins:
- a CDS encoding bifunctional sterol desaturase/short chain dehydrogenase, with protein MLAESLTGIEARLQMNWVLINTCLQFAIWGFFSLLLTEILRDSYHALCHQVNWLSKWHNKHHMVYRRDLSIVSLKTYKDSQLYHDIVESGLLVVILTIIALIVQQMGLWLGVVYACSFLYGASLRYFQGSIDTDYNHLPGPLETIPSVWWVNRSYHWRHHFDDVNAYYSGVVPLVDKVLGTGLSLKGKVVAITGASGTLGAALAAEILKQNAKVVSLTTNPEKLVPQPGMTVVAWQLGKEAELKNSLEKVDILIINHGINVYGERTPQAIASSYEVNVFSALQLMDIFITTVTGPQDKATKEIWVNTSEAEVSPALSPLYELSKRALGNLVTLKQLDGDCVIRKLILGPFKSQLNPYGVMSAPQVARAILFLARRDFRNIIVTINPLTYVLFPLKETTTWLYYRVFSKAANSKKRVRD; from the coding sequence ATGTTAGCCGAAAGCTTAACTGGGATTGAGGCAAGATTACAGATGAATTGGGTTTTGATAAATACCTGCTTACAGTTTGCTATTTGGGGATTTTTCTCACTTCTGCTCACCGAAATACTCAGAGACAGCTACCATGCTTTGTGTCACCAAGTCAATTGGCTATCTAAATGGCACAACAAGCACCACATGGTGTATCGTCGGGATTTATCGATAGTTTCTCTAAAAACTTACAAAGATTCCCAGCTCTACCACGATATTGTGGAGTCTGGTCTATTGGTAGTGATATTGACAATAATTGCCTTAATTGTCCAGCAAATGGGATTATGGCTGGGAGTGGTCTACGCCTGCTCTTTTTTATATGGCGCGTCCCTGAGATATTTCCAGGGGTCAATTGATACAGACTATAACCATCTTCCCGGCCCTTTAGAAACGATTCCCTCTGTTTGGTGGGTAAATCGGTCTTATCATTGGCGACATCATTTTGATGATGTGAATGCTTATTACAGTGGTGTTGTTCCCTTGGTGGATAAGGTGTTGGGCACAGGGCTATCACTTAAAGGTAAAGTTGTAGCTATAACTGGTGCATCAGGTACCTTGGGAGCAGCTTTAGCAGCCGAAATTTTAAAACAGAATGCCAAAGTGGTATCATTGACAACTAATCCAGAAAAATTAGTGCCGCAACCAGGGATGACGGTAGTTGCTTGGCAGTTAGGAAAGGAAGCTGAACTCAAGAATAGTTTAGAAAAAGTTGATATTTTGATTATTAATCATGGAATCAATGTTTATGGTGAGCGAACACCACAGGCGATCGCATCTTCCTATGAGGTGAATGTCTTTTCCGCCTTGCAGTTAATGGATATATTTATCACTACTGTCACAGGGCCACAAGACAAAGCCACTAAGGAAATTTGGGTGAATACCTCTGAAGCTGAGGTGTCCCCAGCACTCAGCCCACTGTATGAACTCAGCAAACGCGCCCTAGGAAATCTTGTCACCCTCAAGCAGTTGGACGGGGATTGCGTAATTCGCAAACTCATCCTTGGCCCTTTTAAAAGCCAACTTAATCCCTATGGAGTCATGTCAGCACCCCAGGTGGCGCGTGCCATCCTATTTTTAGCACGGCGAGACTTCCGCAATATCATTGTTACCATTAATCCTCTCACCTATGTGCTGTTTCCTTTAAAAGAAACCACCACATGGCTGTACTATCGAGTTTTTAGCAAAGCAGCTAATAGCAAAAAACGGGTGAGGGATTAG
- a CDS encoding PAS domain-containing protein codes for MSNLTIEQLKQSDVPVIVADHKGIVVDINTHFVDVFGWTGEEIIGQPLTVILPPFFYDSHNLGFSRFSATGQATVLNHPLNLKAVTKDHQEIETEHFIIAEKHEGIWFFAATLRPLETT; via the coding sequence ATGTCAAATTTGACGATTGAGCAACTTAAACAAAGTGATGTGCCTGTGATTGTCGCCGATCACAAAGGAATTGTGGTGGATATCAACACTCATTTTGTCGATGTTTTTGGGTGGACTGGTGAAGAAATCATCGGTCAACCGTTGACGGTAATTCTCCCGCCGTTCTTTTATGACTCCCACAATTTGGGATTTTCTCGCTTTTCTGCTACTGGACAAGCTACAGTTCTCAATCACCCATTAAATCTGAAGGCGGTAACAAAAGATCATCAAGAAATTGAAACTGAACACTTTATTATTGCTGAAAAACACGAAGGAATTTGGTTTTTTGCAGCTACATTACGCCCTTTGGAAACGACTTAG
- a CDS encoding glycoside hydrolase family 10 protein, whose amino-acid sequence MICRFDQKNKRSLRLLLPVLFLISLLTTFWVSSFHPVIAQLPRQEIRGVWMTNNDMDILKERSKVLESVSRLQRLNFNTIYPVIWNSGYVMYPSAVAQRTGIQPFVLRGKDGHDILADLTTQAHRQGLLVIPWFEFGFMAPPTSELALNRPEWFTQKRDGSQTSISAAGEVMWLNPFHPQVQQFITSLVVEATTQYDVDGIQFDDHMSLPHEFGYDKYTTALYTQETKNPVPTNPQDPAWVGWRADKITAFMVQLNQAVKTRKPKAIFSVSPNYYNFAYKFQLQDWLYWVRLNIVDELIVQVYRPKLQSFIEKISLPEMQEVQQTIPAGVGIMAGLRNNPVSIQQIKAQVRAAQERGLGAVFFYYESLWEHSSESVAERQTGLQNLFVSPALRARTP is encoded by the coding sequence ATGATTTGTAGATTCGACCAGAAAAATAAGCGATCGCTGCGGTTGCTTTTGCCAGTACTATTTCTGATATCATTATTAACAACATTTTGGGTCAGTAGCTTTCATCCGGTCATAGCCCAGCTACCCCGTCAAGAAATTCGGGGAGTTTGGATGACCAACAATGACATGGATATCCTCAAGGAACGCAGCAAAGTCCTTGAGTCTGTGAGCAGGCTGCAGCGTTTGAACTTCAACACTATCTATCCTGTAATCTGGAACTCTGGGTATGTGATGTATCCTAGCGCTGTTGCTCAACGTACAGGAATTCAACCCTTTGTCTTGCGAGGTAAAGACGGACATGATATCCTTGCAGACCTGACTACCCAAGCTCATCGTCAAGGATTACTCGTGATTCCTTGGTTTGAATTTGGTTTTATGGCTCCCCCAACCTCAGAATTAGCCTTGAATCGTCCCGAATGGTTCACGCAAAAACGAGATGGTAGCCAAACTTCCATCAGTGCTGCAGGTGAAGTCATGTGGCTCAATCCCTTCCATCCACAAGTGCAGCAATTTATTACCAGTCTCGTTGTCGAAGCTACCACCCAATATGATGTTGATGGCATTCAGTTCGACGACCACATGAGTTTGCCTCATGAATTTGGCTACGATAAATATACAACAGCGTTGTATACTCAAGAAACAAAAAATCCCGTCCCCACTAACCCGCAAGATCCAGCTTGGGTAGGCTGGCGAGCCGATAAAATCACCGCATTCATGGTACAGCTTAACCAAGCTGTCAAAACGAGAAAACCCAAAGCGATTTTCTCAGTCTCTCCCAACTATTACAACTTTGCCTATAAATTTCAACTCCAAGACTGGCTTTATTGGGTGCGGCTGAACATTGTCGATGAGCTAATTGTGCAAGTGTATCGTCCGAAGTTGCAAAGTTTTATCGAAAAAATTTCCCTCCCAGAAATGCAAGAAGTTCAGCAAACGATTCCTGCGGGAGTTGGGATTATGGCTGGTTTGCGAAATAACCCAGTTTCCATACAACAGATTAAAGCTCAGGTGCGAGCTGCTCAAGAGCGCGGTTTGGGTGCTGTTTTCTTCTACTACGAAAGCCTTTGGGAGCATAGCTCCGAGTCTGTCGCTGAACGCCAAACAGGATTACAAAATCTCTTTGTCTCACCAGCGCTTCGCGCCAGAACACCTTAA
- a CDS encoding FAD/NAD(P)-binding protein, producing MEEFINQQTNFVIDFSKWIGPIAIDIAIVGAGPRGLSVLERIIAFARAKQFSPDVNLNINIFDPNPLGAGCHYIDQAEHLLVNTIASQITIFSDHTVQGSGFILDGPSFYEWLCDYTSSSQDPNAYYPRKLLCEYLQWGFRYLCELAPEIVNIKPVAQRVVSASCSLTTWYIQTENGDKYHQDYVFLTTGHEQEILQENEANRRLFSAYPLHISTSGIQSHETIALEGLGLSTCDVLSMLTIGRGGKFFRNQEQVLCYQASQKEPKIIAFSRSGLPLSARAKNEKEAREQYKANFLTRKAISDLKEKYQKINFAVNLLPLLLNDMEFVYSKTYIKKHHGHIAANIFANAYLTVKDNERKSLVVDYIPLQHHFNWENLVNPIPPHALESQNKFNAWLDDYLVADVRNANEGNVSNPLKAACDVLRDVRDNIRYAIDFAGLTESSHRWLFYSFIPVMNRLAVGPPKIRIEEILALKKAGILKIDLGINPEWKFDETSNLFVINGQFETIKSDVLIRSRIAMPSPQQSSNLLLRQLINDGFARPFFNKKFHPNGLDISSDFNLISRDNNVYQNFWVLGTPTEGAKFYTFILPRPFVNSTALLDADRIVQSLVNQINAKSAPSEHQRMEKVYEGK from the coding sequence ATGGAAGAATTTATCAATCAGCAAACAAATTTTGTAATTGATTTTAGTAAATGGATAGGGCCAATTGCTATTGATATTGCAATTGTTGGTGCAGGTCCTAGGGGTTTAAGTGTTCTAGAGCGGATTATTGCTTTTGCTAGAGCCAAACAATTTTCACCAGATGTCAACTTGAATATTAATATTTTTGACCCTAATCCTTTGGGAGCAGGTTGTCATTATATTGACCAAGCAGAGCATTTATTAGTAAATACGATCGCCAGCCAAATAACTATTTTTTCAGACCATACAGTGCAAGGTTCTGGATTCATTTTAGATGGCCCTTCTTTTTATGAATGGCTTTGTGACTACACCTCCTCATCACAAGATCCTAATGCTTATTATCCCAGAAAATTATTATGTGAATATTTACAATGGGGCTTTCGCTATTTATGCGAGCTTGCACCGGAAATAGTAAATATTAAACCAGTTGCACAGCGTGTAGTTTCTGCTTCTTGCTCCCTCACAACATGGTACATTCAGACAGAAAATGGTGATAAATACCACCAAGATTATGTTTTTTTAACAACGGGACATGAACAAGAAATTTTGCAAGAGAATGAAGCAAACCGCCGTTTATTTTCTGCTTATCCTCTCCACATATCCACATCAGGTATTCAATCCCATGAAACAATAGCCCTGGAAGGTTTGGGATTATCAACATGCGACGTCTTATCTATGCTGACGATAGGTCGAGGAGGGAAATTCTTCCGCAATCAAGAGCAGGTTCTTTGCTATCAAGCATCACAAAAAGAGCCAAAAATAATCGCCTTTTCTCGTTCAGGATTACCATTATCAGCAAGAGCCAAAAATGAAAAAGAAGCCCGGGAACAATATAAAGCTAATTTTCTCACCCGTAAAGCGATTAGTGACTTAAAAGAGAAATATCAAAAAATAAATTTTGCAGTTAATTTACTGCCATTGTTATTAAATGATATGGAGTTTGTCTATAGCAAAACTTATATCAAAAAACATCATGGTCACATTGCAGCAAATATATTTGCTAATGCATATTTAACTGTTAAAGATAATGAGCGCAAATCTTTAGTTGTTGATTATATTCCATTACAACATCACTTTAATTGGGAAAATTTGGTAAATCCCATACCACCTCACGCCCTAGAATCGCAAAATAAATTTAATGCATGGCTCGATGATTATTTAGTTGCAGATGTCAGAAATGCTAATGAAGGTAACGTTTCCAATCCTCTCAAAGCTGCTTGTGATGTTTTGAGAGATGTCAGAGATAATATCCGCTATGCTATTGATTTTGCTGGATTGACGGAAAGTAGTCATCGCTGGCTTTTTTATTCATTTATTCCTGTAATGAATCGCTTGGCTGTAGGCCCTCCAAAAATTAGAATTGAGGAGATTTTGGCATTAAAAAAAGCTGGAATTTTAAAAATAGATTTGGGAATAAACCCTGAGTGGAAATTTGATGAAACCAGTAATTTATTTGTCATTAATGGACAATTTGAAACTATTAAATCTGATGTTTTGATTCGTTCACGCATTGCTATGCCTAGCCCTCAACAAAGCTCAAATCTCTTGCTGCGACAACTGATAAACGATGGTTTTGCTCGCCCATTTTTTAATAAAAAATTTCATCCCAATGGCTTAGATATTTCATCAGATTTTAATTTAATTAGCAGAGACAATAACGTATACCAAAATTTTTGGGTATTAGGAACACCAACCGAGGGAGCCAAGTTTTACACCTTTATTTTGCCCAGACCTTTTGTTAATTCGACTGCATTACTTGATGCAGATCGAATTGTGCAATCTTTAGTCAATCAAATCAACGCCAAATCTGCGCCGAGTGAGCATCAGCGAATGGAGAAAGTTTATGAGGGGAAATAA
- a CDS encoding ATP-binding protein, translating to MSDLDSQLKQLRSTLSKMEIALSTVEECIVWTDGRGRIKWCNAALERFFGQTRLLLLGKSLPEKLPLLLNGQVVADEFHPVMIALKSCKNGKQCYEYSQSNQYLTLEIAWSFVEITNNFAQSDDSVSSVLVLRDVTRQREAERRLQEVNEALEQQVAKRTQELQEANACLQTETVQLQKLLNELQQTQAQLIQAEKMSGLGQLVAGIAHEINNPVNFVYGNLTYLKEYGLDLLHLLQLYQKHFPHPGKEIEKVAKKIDLDFLQTDFPQLLSSMEMGTERITQIVTSLRNFSRLDESEIKAVDIHEGINSTLLILQHRLKATSEYSEIKVIRDYGNLPLVECFAGQLNQVFMNILANAIDAILESKIKQISEEINDRSSNITIRTSAIDSRWVEVVIADNGTGISSKTLPHIFNPFFTTKPVGKGTGMGMAISYKIITENHGGKLTCFSTPGMGTEFIIQVPVRISLKKKNI from the coding sequence ATGAGTGACTTGGATTCCCAACTTAAACAACTTCGCTCAACTCTGAGCAAAATGGAAATTGCACTGAGTACGGTTGAGGAATGTATTGTTTGGACAGATGGTCGGGGTAGAATTAAGTGGTGTAATGCTGCTCTTGAACGTTTTTTCGGACAGACTCGTTTATTACTTTTAGGAAAATCATTACCAGAAAAACTGCCTTTATTATTGAATGGACAAGTCGTTGCGGATGAGTTTCATCCTGTGATGATCGCATTGAAAAGCTGCAAAAATGGTAAACAATGTTATGAATATTCTCAATCCAATCAATATCTAACTTTAGAAATCGCTTGGTCGTTTGTAGAAATTACTAACAACTTCGCACAATCAGATGACTCTGTAAGTTCAGTGTTAGTGTTGCGAGATGTCACTCGCCAAAGAGAAGCAGAACGTAGGCTTCAAGAAGTGAATGAAGCTTTAGAACAACAGGTAGCTAAACGTACCCAAGAGTTGCAGGAAGCTAATGCTTGTTTACAAACGGAAACTGTACAACTACAAAAGTTACTCAATGAACTTCAACAGACCCAAGCTCAATTAATTCAAGCGGAAAAAATGTCAGGACTGGGACAATTAGTTGCAGGAATTGCTCATGAAATTAATAATCCAGTTAACTTTGTTTATGGTAATTTGACTTATTTGAAAGAATATGGGTTAGATTTATTGCATTTATTACAACTGTATCAAAAGCATTTTCCTCACCCTGGAAAAGAAATTGAGAAGGTTGCGAAAAAAATTGACTTAGATTTTTTACAAACAGATTTTCCCCAACTCCTGAGTTCGATGGAAATGGGGACTGAGAGAATTACCCAGATTGTGACATCACTGCGGAATTTTTCACGGTTAGATGAATCAGAAATCAAAGCAGTTGATATTCATGAAGGTATTAATAGCACTCTACTTATTTTGCAACATCGACTCAAAGCTACATCAGAATATTCAGAAATCAAGGTAATTAGAGATTATGGTAATTTGCCATTGGTTGAGTGCTTTGCTGGACAATTAAACCAAGTATTCATGAATATTTTGGCAAATGCAATTGATGCGATTTTAGAGTCTAAAATTAAACAAATCTCTGAGGAAATTAACGATCGCTCCAGCAACATCACGATTCGGACATCTGCAATTGACTCACGATGGGTGGAAGTTGTGATTGCAGACAATGGGACTGGAATTTCCTCAAAAACTCTACCACATATTTTTAATCCATTCTTTACCACAAAACCTGTCGGTAAGGGAACAGGAATGGGAATGGCTATTAGTTACAAAATTATTACCGAAAATCACGGCGGTAAGCTCACCTGTTTTTCAACGCCAGGAATGGGGACGGAATTTATTATTCAAGTTCCTGTCAGGATTTCTTTAAAAAAGAAGAATATTTAA
- a CDS encoding DUF1822 family protein, with amino-acid sequence MSNTTYKSEDSAVPLPITQAARRIAQQFANQQTTPKKAEQVRLNTLAVWVVNDYLHMMDITTNLQASDSWNAVIRLCADVADLEIPAIGRLECRPVAVNDSICAVPPETWTERVGYVAVQIDESLQQAKILGFVASVNTEQLPLSKFLPPEAFIDHLWQLQQSPVNLTQWFIGIFESGWQTVEGLWQSLGVPPAYAFRSPEIFQQAPQHSEALTKRAKLIDLGIQIANQPVILIVEISPHTHQKTSIRLQLHPLGSQVYLPPGVQLTVLDESGSTFLEAQARSADNYIQLQFRGDAKEYFSVKVALNDTSIIERFVI; translated from the coding sequence ATGAGTAACACCACCTATAAGTCAGAAGATTCCGCTGTACCCTTGCCAATCACCCAAGCAGCACGCAGAATAGCTCAACAGTTTGCCAACCAACAGACCACGCCTAAAAAAGCAGAGCAAGTCCGGCTCAATACCCTAGCAGTGTGGGTAGTCAACGACTATCTACACATGATGGATATTACTACTAACCTCCAAGCGAGTGACAGTTGGAATGCAGTGATACGGCTTTGTGCTGATGTTGCTGATTTAGAAATACCAGCAATTGGTCGTTTGGAGTGTCGCCCTGTAGCTGTGAATGACTCGATATGTGCTGTCCCCCCGGAAACCTGGACGGAACGGGTGGGTTATGTAGCAGTACAAATCGATGAATCTCTGCAACAGGCAAAAATTCTCGGTTTTGTGGCGAGTGTGAACACAGAGCAATTGCCTCTCAGTAAATTTTTACCACCAGAGGCATTTATTGATCATCTATGGCAACTACAGCAATCGCCAGTGAATTTAACTCAGTGGTTTATTGGCATTTTTGAGTCTGGTTGGCAAACTGTGGAAGGGTTATGGCAATCCTTGGGAGTCCCACCAGCTTATGCGTTCCGTTCTCCGGAAATTTTTCAACAAGCACCCCAACACTCAGAAGCACTGACCAAACGGGCAAAACTGATTGATTTAGGGATCCAAATCGCTAATCAACCAGTGATCCTGATTGTGGAAATCAGCCCTCACACTCACCAAAAAACCAGTATTCGCCTGCAACTGCACCCCCTAGGGAGCCAAGTTTATCTACCACCAGGAGTGCAATTAACAGTTTTAGATGAGTCAGGGTCAACATTTTTGGAAGCTCAAGCCAGAAGTGCTGACAATTATATCCAGTTGCAGTTTCGCGGCGATGCGAAAGAGTACTTTAGCGTAAAAGTAGCACTTAACGATACAAGTATTATAGAAAGGTTTGTGATTTAA
- a CDS encoding TerC family protein, translating into MLDQIFDYLHFHFSVEAPIVLLILVLLEAVLSADNAIALAAIAQGLEDKKLEQQALNLGLVVAYVLRITLLLTATWVQNFWQFELLGAAYLLWLVFQHFTVNEDEENQRHGPRFSSLWQVIPVIALTDLAFSLDSVTTAIAVSQETWLVLTGTTIGIVTLRYMTGLFIRWLDEFENLEDAGYVTVALVGLRLLLKVVNDNFVPPEWAMITAIGLVLAWGFSKRTLIQAPEEVIEKTEVPK; encoded by the coding sequence ATGCTAGACCAAATTTTTGATTATCTTCACTTCCACTTCAGCGTTGAAGCGCCTATAGTCCTGCTTATTCTGGTGTTGTTAGAGGCGGTGCTATCTGCTGACAATGCGATCGCCCTCGCTGCGATCGCCCAAGGATTGGAAGACAAAAAACTTGAGCAACAAGCGCTAAACTTGGGTTTAGTTGTTGCCTATGTGCTCAGAATCACGCTCCTATTAACAGCTACCTGGGTACAAAATTTTTGGCAATTTGAGTTACTCGGTGCTGCTTATCTACTATGGCTGGTGTTTCAACACTTCACAGTCAATGAAGACGAAGAAAATCAGCGTCACGGCCCTCGTTTTAGCTCTTTGTGGCAAGTTATACCCGTGATTGCTCTAACAGATTTAGCCTTTTCTTTAGATAGTGTCACCACAGCGATCGCTGTTTCCCAAGAAACTTGGTTAGTACTCACGGGTACAACCATCGGGATTGTTACCTTGCGCTACATGACGGGATTGTTTATCCGTTGGTTAGATGAATTTGAAAATCTAGAAGATGCAGGCTATGTCACTGTAGCTTTAGTGGGTTTGCGCTTGTTGTTAAAAGTAGTAAACGATAATTTTGTCCCCCCAGAATGGGCAATGATTACAGCTATTGGCTTAGTCTTAGCCTGGGGATTTTCTAAGCGGACTCTAATTCAAGCACCAGAAGAGGTGATTGAGAAAACCGAAGTCCCGAAATAG
- the cobO gene encoding cob(I)yrinic acid a,c-diamide adenosyltransferase has protein sequence MKNDTPQALDSDQEIARVIDEVMSSSLSDEQYRKKMQRRKEVQDKRIAEASPEKGLIIVNTGNGKGKTTAALGMVLRSLGHGYKVAIVQFIKGAWEPSEKRVFSNWHDQLEFHAMGEGFTWETQDRDRDLEKASAAWEKSLEYICNPDFKLVLLDEINIALKMGYLQVEQVLAGLAQKPADKHVILTGRGAPAALIERADLVTEMTLVKHPFKDQGVKAQPGIEY, from the coding sequence ATGAAAAACGACACCCCGCAAGCATTAGATTCAGATCAAGAAATTGCTCGTGTGATTGATGAGGTAATGTCTTCATCGCTAAGTGATGAACAGTACCGCAAAAAGATGCAGCGCCGTAAAGAAGTTCAAGACAAGCGGATAGCAGAAGCATCTCCAGAAAAAGGATTAATAATTGTCAACACTGGTAACGGTAAAGGTAAAACCACTGCAGCATTGGGAATGGTATTAAGATCCCTTGGTCATGGATATAAGGTGGCAATTGTCCAGTTTATCAAAGGTGCTTGGGAACCATCAGAAAAAAGGGTTTTCAGCAATTGGCATGACCAGCTAGAATTTCATGCAATGGGCGAAGGCTTTACTTGGGAAACCCAAGACCGCGATCGCGATCTGGAAAAGGCTAGCGCTGCCTGGGAAAAGTCATTAGAATATATCTGCAACCCAGATTTTAAACTGGTGCTTTTGGACGAAATCAATATTGCACTGAAAATGGGTTATCTGCAAGTAGAACAGGTCTTAGCAGGTCTAGCGCAAAAGCCAGCAGACAAGCACGTAATTCTCACCGGACGAGGCGCCCCAGCAGCACTCATCGAGCGAGCTGATTTGGTAACGGAAATGACTCTGGTGAAACATCCTTTTAAAGACCAAGGTGTGAAAGCGCAACCAGGAATTGAGTATTAA
- a CDS encoding CHASE2 domain-containing protein, protein MGKLVVLKFVDGDFEKGFAVSLQIGEERDRPTTEISGKLPPCPEMPLYYNHWQSSYRRLGQTYRLDADQVQITNVSTTQNCYHTAHILRARFNNWLQAEEFRPVREKWLERLLPTDEVRVILQADDSQLQRLPWHLWDLLERYPKAEIGLSSPTYDRIHKPPTPNHVVNILAIVGNSQGIDTKADQLLLQNCTNANVSFLVEPQLQQLTDHLWQQNWDILFFAGHSSSQDNDASGRIYLNQTDSLSINELKYALKKAIERGLQLAIFNSCDGLGLARELADLQIPQIIVMREPVPDQVAHEFLKYFLDAFANGESLYQAVRQGRERLQGLEDKFPCATWLPVICQNPAQIPPTWEDFIRVRNTHLFANVKQKFPLTVFSGLAIAAVVCGVRFLGLLQSTELTALDLMMRSRPLESPDQRMLIITIDDTDLAFQRQQGEILKGTSISDTSLQKLLTKLKQYQPSVIGLDIYRDFPAEQPNLVPHLQQTQNLVGVCKGSDTLENIKGIAPPPEIPQERIGYSDFIHDSDGVVRRHLMYMNQEPASLCSAPYALSMQLVFRYLLPKRIQPKFTPQGNLQLGHTVLPRLSSHASGYQGIDASGGQILLNYRANKKIAEQVTLTQFLNNPLNSRAINNKIILIGVTAKGDSPDYWSTPYGNLFNEQMPGVLLQAHMVSQILSHVLDGRPLLRVSSPWIDLLWISGWSLVGGIIAWRLSSLSRLSLAVGISCSVVYVSCFGVLICGVWLPFVPSIIALMGTTTVSAIQNGKIRVGFLTN, encoded by the coding sequence ATGGGTAAATTAGTAGTTCTAAAGTTCGTCGATGGTGACTTTGAGAAGGGGTTTGCTGTCAGTTTGCAGATTGGCGAAGAACGCGATCGCCCCACAACAGAAATTAGTGGTAAACTGCCTCCATGTCCCGAAATGCCTCTTTATTACAACCATTGGCAGTCTAGTTATCGACGTTTAGGACAAACTTATCGTTTGGATGCTGATCAGGTACAGATCACAAATGTGTCAACTACACAAAATTGTTACCACACCGCCCATATCTTGCGGGCACGTTTCAATAATTGGTTACAAGCCGAAGAGTTTCGCCCCGTCAGGGAAAAATGGTTAGAAAGATTACTACCCACAGACGAAGTGCGGGTGATTTTACAAGCGGACGATAGCCAATTGCAGCGCCTTCCTTGGCATTTATGGGACTTACTCGAACGCTACCCCAAAGCGGAAATTGGTTTATCATCACCAACTTACGATCGCATTCACAAACCACCCACACCCAACCATGTGGTGAATATTCTCGCTATTGTGGGCAATAGTCAAGGAATTGACACCAAAGCCGACCAACTGCTGTTGCAAAACTGCACAAATGCCAATGTCAGCTTTTTGGTGGAGCCACAACTACAACAATTAACCGATCATCTTTGGCAGCAAAATTGGGATATCCTCTTCTTCGCTGGACATAGTTCGAGTCAGGACAACGACGCTAGCGGGCGGATTTATCTGAATCAAACCGATAGCCTCAGCATCAACGAGTTAAAATATGCTCTGAAAAAAGCCATCGAAAGAGGATTACAACTAGCAATTTTCAACTCCTGTGATGGATTGGGACTAGCGCGAGAATTAGCTGATTTGCAAATTCCGCAAATTATCGTCATGCGCGAACCTGTACCCGACCAAGTGGCGCACGAGTTCTTAAAATATTTTCTGGACGCCTTTGCTAACGGTGAATCCTTATACCAAGCAGTGCGCCAAGGACGAGAACGCCTACAAGGACTAGAAGATAAATTTCCCTGTGCAACTTGGCTACCGGTAATTTGTCAAAATCCTGCCCAAATCCCCCCCACTTGGGAAGATTTCATCCGTGTCCGAAATACACATTTATTTGCAAATGTCAAGCAAAAATTTCCATTAACCGTATTTTCCGGTTTAGCGATCGCTGCTGTAGTTTGTGGAGTCAGGTTTTTAGGACTACTGCAAAGTACAGAGCTAACAGCCTTAGATTTGATGATGCGATCGCGTCCCCTCGAATCCCCAGATCAGCGGATGCTGATCATCACAATCGACGATACAGACCTAGCATTTCAGCGCCAACAAGGCGAAATTCTCAAAGGTACATCCATCTCAGATACATCTTTGCAGAAATTACTCACCAAACTCAAACAATATCAACCCAGCGTCATCGGCTTAGATATCTACCGTGATTTTCCCGCCGAGCAGCCAAACTTAGTTCCCCATCTCCAACAAACTCAAAACTTAGTTGGTGTCTGCAAAGGCAGCGATACACTCGAAAATATCAAAGGTATCGCACCACCGCCAGAAATCCCCCAAGAACGAATAGGATACAGCGACTTTATTCACGATAGCGACGGGGTGGTCCGTCGTCATCTCATGTATATGAACCAAGAGCCAGCGTCCTTGTGTTCCGCGCCCTATGCACTGAGTATGCAATTAGTATTCCGCTATCTACTTCCCAAGAGAATTCAACCAAAATTCACCCCCCAAGGGAATTTACAACTCGGTCATACTGTGCTGCCTCGCCTCTCATCCCATGCTAGCGGCTATCAAGGTATCGATGCTAGCGGTGGACAAATTTTACTCAATTACCGTGCGAACAAAAAAATTGCCGAACAGGTGACACTAACCCAGTTTCTCAACAATCCCCTCAATTCCAGGGCGATCAACAACAAAATTATTTTGATCGGTGTGACAGCAAAAGGAGATTCTCCAGACTACTGGTCAACTCCCTACGGCAATCTTTTCAACGAGCAGATGCCTGGAGTATTATTACAAGCACACATGGTCAGTCAAATCCTCAGTCATGTCTTGGATGGACGCCCACTGCTGCGAGTTTCCTCACCATGGATAGACTTACTCTGGATTAGTGGTTGGTCTTTAGTAGGGGGAATTATTGCTTGGCGGTTATCCTCCCTTTCCCGGTTATCTTTAGCAGTTGGTATTAGCTGTAGTGTTGTGTATGTATCCTGTTTTGGCGTCCTCATCTGCGGCGTTTGGCTACCCTTTGTCCCTTCCATCATCGCCTTGATGGGAACAACTACAGTCAGCGCAATTCAAAACGGCAAAATTCGTGTTGGTTTTTTGACCAACTGA